Proteins from one Bacteroides zhangwenhongii genomic window:
- a CDS encoding MutS family DNA mismatch repair protein translates to MEKLEQIIETYRLTIQKAELELRNARKRIYYISLLRLVLFVGAIAGAIIFWPDGWLYISIFAILPFILFIWLVKRHNFWFHRKDFLKKKIVINEQELRAIQYDFSDFDGGKEYIDPGHLYTFDLDIFGEHSLFQYINRTSTPVGKEHLAEWFNAHLENKEAIEQRQEAIRELSTDLEYRQQIRLSGLLYKGKPADTSEIKEWANSPSYYRKHRLLRMIPAAVSVTNLLCISLACLDILPASVTGGVFACFVVFSSVFSKGITKLQATYGKKLQILSTYADQILLTEKKDMHSPVLQELKAELTSRNQTASQAVRRLSKLMNALDQRNNLLISMLLNGLIFWELRQVMKIEQWKEVHASDLPRWIETVGEIDAYCSLATFAYNHPEYIYPKINSHSFHMQAKALGHPLMDRNKCVRNGIDIDKRPFFIIITGANMAGKSTYLRTVGVNYLLACMGAPVWADEMEIYPARLVTSLRTSDSLTDNESYFFAELKRLKLIIDKLEAGEELFIILDEILKGTNSMDKQKGSFALIKQFMSMNANGIIATHDLLLGTLIEAFPENIRNYCFEADITNNELTFSYRMRNGVAQNMNACFLMKKMGIAVIDD, encoded by the coding sequence ATGGAAAAATTGGAACAGATCATTGAAACATACCGGCTTACCATTCAAAAAGCTGAACTGGAGTTACGAAATGCCCGGAAACGTATCTATTATATCAGTCTTTTGCGACTCGTTTTATTTGTGGGAGCCATAGCAGGAGCTATCATTTTCTGGCCGGACGGCTGGCTGTATATTTCCATATTTGCTATTTTACCTTTCATTTTATTTATATGGTTGGTCAAACGGCACAATTTCTGGTTTCACCGAAAAGATTTCCTGAAAAAGAAGATTGTTATCAATGAACAGGAGTTGCGCGCTATTCAGTATGATTTCTCCGATTTTGATGGAGGAAAAGAATATATTGATCCGGGACATCTTTATACTTTTGATTTGGATATCTTCGGAGAGCATTCTCTTTTCCAATATATAAATCGCACTTCAACGCCTGTCGGCAAGGAGCATCTGGCAGAGTGGTTCAATGCGCATTTGGAAAATAAGGAGGCTATTGAACAACGGCAGGAGGCTATCCGTGAGTTATCGACAGACCTGGAGTATAGACAACAAATCCGTTTATCAGGGTTGCTTTATAAAGGAAAACCTGCAGATACTTCCGAAATCAAGGAATGGGCAAATAGCCCAAGCTATTATCGGAAGCATAGGCTTTTACGCATGATTCCTGCCGCCGTAAGCGTAACCAATCTGCTGTGCATAAGTCTTGCCTGTCTGGATATCCTTCCCGCCAGCGTTACCGGAGGAGTATTTGCTTGCTTTGTAGTATTCAGTTCTGTCTTTTCCAAAGGAATCACTAAATTGCAGGCTACCTATGGCAAAAAGCTACAAATTCTCTCTACGTATGCTGACCAGATTCTTCTCACCGAGAAAAAAGATATGCACAGTCCTGTATTGCAAGAGTTGAAAGCTGAACTTACCAGCCGGAATCAAACGGCTTCTCAGGCAGTACGCCGACTCTCCAAACTAATGAATGCACTAGACCAGCGGAATAATCTGTTAATTAGTATGCTTCTCAATGGACTTATATTTTGGGAATTACGCCAGGTTATGAAAATTGAACAATGGAAGGAGGTACACGCTTCGGATCTACCCCGCTGGATAGAGACTGTCGGAGAAATCGACGCCTATTGCTCTTTGGCAACATTTGCCTATAATCACCCGGAATATATCTATCCTAAAATCAACTCGCATTCTTTCCATATGCAAGCGAAAGCATTGGGACATCCTCTGATGGATCGTAACAAATGTGTACGTAACGGAATAGACATCGACAAACGGCCTTTCTTTATTATTATCACCGGTGCTAACATGGCTGGCAAAAGTACGTATCTACGCACTGTAGGCGTAAATTATCTTTTGGCATGTATGGGTGCGCCTGTCTGGGCGGATGAAATGGAAATATACCCGGCACGCCTTGTCACCAGTCTGCGTACCAGCGACTCATTGACCGATAACGAATCTTATTTCTTCGCTGAACTTAAACGACTAAAATTAATCATCGATAAATTGGAAGCTGGGGAAGAACTCTTTATTATCCTTGATGAAATCCTGAAAGGTACAAATTCTATGGATAAACAGAAGGGGTCTTTTGCCCTTATCAAACAATTCATGAGTATGAATGCTAACGGTATCATCGCCACTCATGATCTCCTTTTAGGTACTTTAATAGAAGCCTTTCCGGAAAATATCCGGAATTATTGCTTTGAAGCAGATATCACAAATAATGAGCTTACCTTCTCTTATCGGATGAGGAACGGGGTTGCCCAAAATATGAATGCATGTTTCTTAATGAAGAAAATGGGGATTGCCGTTATTGACGACTAA
- the rplQ gene encoding 50S ribosomal protein L17 — translation MRHNKKFNHLGRTASHRSAMLSNMACSLIKHKRITTTVAKAKALKKFVEPLITKSKEDTTNSRRVVFSNLQDKIAVTELFKEISVKIADRPGGYTRIIKTGNRLGDNAEMCFIELVDYNENMAKEKVAKKATRTRRSKKSAEAAAPAAVEAPATEAPKAEEPKAESAE, via the coding sequence ATGAGACATAATAAAAAATTCAATCATTTAGGTCGTACTGCTTCTCATAGAAGCGCTATGTTATCTAACATGGCTTGCTCTTTGATCAAGCACAAAAGAATCACTACGACTGTTGCAAAGGCGAAAGCTTTGAAAAAGTTTGTTGAGCCTTTGATTACTAAGTCTAAAGAAGATACTACGAACTCTCGTCGTGTTGTATTTAGCAACTTGCAAGATAAGATTGCAGTAACAGAATTGTTCAAAGAAATCTCTGTTAAGATTGCTGATCGTCCGGGTGGTTATACTCGTATTATCAAGACTGGTAACCGTTTGGGTGACAATGCAGAAATGTGCTTCATTGAGTTAGTTGACTACAATGAAAACATGGCTAAGGAAAAAGTTGCTAAGAAAGCCACTCGTACTCGTCGTTCTAAGAAGAGTGCAGAGGCTGCAGCACCTGCTGCTGTTGAAGCTCCTGCAACTGAAGCTCCTAAGGCTGAAGAACCTAAAGCAGAGTCTGCAGAATAA
- a CDS encoding DNA-directed RNA polymerase subunit alpha, producing MAILAFQKPDKVLMLEADSRFGKFEFRPLEPGFGITVGNALRRILLSSLEGFAITTIRIDGVEHEFSSVPGVKEDVTNIILNLKQVRFKQVVEEFESEKVSITVENSSEFKAGDIGKYLTGFEVLNPELVICHLDSKSTMQIDITINKGRGYVPADENREYCTDVNVIPIDSIYTPIRNVKYAVENFRVEQKTDYEKLVLEISTDGSIHPKEALKEAAKILIYHFMLFSDEKITLESNDTDGNEEFDEEVLHMRQLLKTKLVDMDLSVRALNCLKAADVETLGDLVQFNKTDLLKFRNFGKKSLTELDDLLESLNLSFGTDISKYKLDKE from the coding sequence ATGGCGATATTAGCATTTCAAAAACCTGATAAAGTATTAATGTTGGAGGCGGACTCCAGATTCGGTAAATTCGAATTTCGTCCGTTGGAACCCGGTTTTGGTATTACTGTAGGTAATGCGTTACGCCGTATCCTTCTCTCTTCATTAGAGGGTTTTGCTATCACAACTATCAGAATCGATGGTGTGGAGCATGAATTTTCTAGTGTACCTGGAGTAAAAGAGGATGTTACCAACATTATCTTGAATCTGAAACAAGTGAGATTCAAGCAAGTAGTTGAAGAGTTCGAGAGCGAAAAAGTGAGCATTACTGTCGAGAATTCCAGTGAATTTAAAGCAGGTGACATAGGTAAGTATTTGACTGGATTTGAAGTGTTAAATCCGGAATTAGTTATTTGTCATTTAGATTCTAAGTCAACTATGCAGATTGATATTACAATTAACAAAGGACGTGGTTATGTGCCTGCTGATGAAAATCGCGAGTACTGTACGGATGTTAATGTAATTCCAATCGACTCTATTTATACACCGATACGTAATGTCAAGTATGCTGTAGAAAACTTCCGTGTAGAACAGAAGACTGACTACGAAAAGCTAGTACTTGAAATTAGTACCGACGGTTCTATACATCCGAAAGAAGCGCTGAAAGAAGCTGCAAAGATCCTGATATATCACTTCATGTTATTCTCAGATGAGAAGATCACGCTTGAAAGTAATGATACTGACGGCAATGAAGAGTTTGATGAAGAAGTATTGCACATGCGTCAATTGTTGAAAACTAAACTCGTTGATATGGACTTGTCAGTTCGTGCCCTCAACTGCTTGAAGGCTGCTGACGTAGAAACTCTCGGCGACTTGGTACAATTCAACAAAACTGACCTGTTGAAATTCAGAAACTTCGGAAAGAAATCGCTTACCGAGCTTGATGATTTGCTGGAAAGTCTGAATCTGTCGTTTGGAACCGATATTTCTAAATATAAATTAGATAAAGAATAA
- the rpsD gene encoding 30S ribosomal protein S4, which yields MARYTGPKSRIARKFGEGIFGADKVLSKKNYPPGQHGNSRKRKTSEYGVQLREKQKAKYTYGVLEKQFRNLFEKAATAKGITGEVLLQLLEGRLDNVVFRLGIAPTRAAARQLVGHKHITVDGEVVNIPSYAVKPGQLIGVRERSKSLEVIANSLAGFNHSKYAWLEWDEASKVGKMLHIPERADIPENIKEHLIVELYSK from the coding sequence ATGGCTAGATATACTGGACCAAAATCAAGAATCGCCCGTAAATTCGGTGAAGGAATCTTTGGAGCTGATAAAGTTTTGTCAAAGAAGAACTATCCTCCCGGACAACATGGAAATTCAAGAAAAAGAAAAACTTCCGAATATGGTGTGCAACTTCGTGAAAAGCAGAAAGCTAAATACACCTATGGGGTTTTAGAAAAACAATTCCGCAATTTGTTTGAAAAGGCAGCTACTGCGAAAGGTATTACCGGTGAGGTACTCCTTCAATTGCTGGAAGGCCGTCTTGACAACGTAGTATTCCGTTTGGGTATTGCTCCTACACGTGCTGCTGCTCGTCAGTTGGTTGGTCACAAACATATTACTGTAGATGGTGAAGTAGTAAACATTCCTTCATACGCAGTAAAACCAGGACAATTGATTGGTGTTCGTGAAAGATCTAAATCTTTGGAAGTAATTGCTAATTCTCTCGCTGGTTTCAATCATAGCAAATATGCTTGGTTGGAATGGGATGAAGCTTCAAAGGTTGGTAAAATGTTGCACATACCTGAGAGAGCTGACATTCCTGAGAACATTAAAGAACATTTGATCGTTGAATTGTATTCTAAATAA
- the rpsK gene encoding 30S ribosomal protein S11 codes for MAKKTVAAKKRNVKVDANGQLHVHSSFNNIIVSLANSEGQIISWSSAGKMGFRGSKKNTPYAAQMAAQDCAKIAFDLGLRKVKAYVKGPGNGRESAIRTIHGAGIEVTEIIDVTPLPHNGCRPPKRRRV; via the coding sequence ATGGCAAAAAAAACAGTTGCAGCTAAAAAGAGAAATGTGAAAGTAGACGCTAATGGACAGTTGCATGTTCATTCATCTTTCAACAATATTATTGTTTCTCTTGCAAATAGTGAAGGGCAGATTATCTCTTGGTCATCTGCTGGTAAAATGGGATTTAGAGGTTCTAAAAAGAACACTCCTTATGCAGCGCAGATGGCTGCCCAAGATTGTGCTAAAATTGCATTCGATCTTGGCCTAAGAAAGGTAAAAGCATATGTGAAGGGTCCAGGTAACGGACGTGAGTCTGCTATTAGAACTATCCACGGTGCTGGTATCGAAGTTACTGAAATCATTGACGTGACTCCGCTTCCACATAATGGTTGTCGTCCTCCGAAAAGACGTAGAGTTTAA
- the rpsM gene encoding 30S ribosomal protein S13, which produces MAIRIVGVDLPQNKRGEIALTYVYGIGRSSSAKILDKAGVDKDLKVKDWTDDQAAKIREIIGAEYKVEGDLRSEIQLNIKRLMDIGCYRGVRHRIGLPVRGQSTKNNARTRKGRKKTVANKKKATK; this is translated from the coding sequence ATGGCTATAAGAATAGTTGGTGTAGATTTGCCTCAGAACAAAAGAGGTGAAATTGCGTTGACCTATGTATATGGAATAGGTCGCAGTAGTTCAGCAAAAATTTTAGATAAAGCTGGTGTAGATAAAGATCTGAAGGTTAAAGACTGGACAGATGATCAGGCTGCTAAGATTCGTGAGATTATCGGTGCAGAGTATAAAGTAGAAGGTGATCTTCGTTCTGAAATCCAATTGAACATTAAGCGATTAATGGATATTGGTTGCTATCGTGGTGTACGTCACCGTATTGGTCTGCCTGTAAGAGGTCAGAGCACTAAGAACAATGCACGTACTCGTAAGGGTAGAAAGAAAACCGTTGCTAATAAGAAAAAAGCTACTAAATAA
- the ykgO gene encoding type B 50S ribosomal protein L36, producing MKVRASLKKRTPECKIVRRNGRLYVINKKNPKYKQRQG from the coding sequence ATGAAAGTAAGAGCATCATTAAAGAAACGCACGCCAGAATGTAAGATCGTTAGACGTAATGGCCGTTTGTATGTTATTAACAAGAAAAATCCTAAGTATAAACAACGTCAAGGATAA
- the infA gene encoding translation initiation factor IF-1 has translation MAKQSAIEQDGVIVEALSNAMFRVELENGHEITAHISGKMRMHYIKILPGDKVRVEMSPYDLSKGRIVFRYK, from the coding sequence ATGGCAAAGCAATCTGCAATAGAACAAGATGGAGTTATAGTTGAAGCATTGTCTAATGCAATGTTTCGTGTTGAATTAGAAAACGGACATGAGATTACTGCACATATTTCAGGTAAGATGCGGATGCATTACATCAAGATCCTGCCGGGGGATAAAGTGAGAGTCGAAATGTCTCCTTACGACTTATCGAAAGGAAGAATTGTGTTTAGATATAAATAA
- the map gene encoding type I methionyl aminopeptidase, translating into MIFLKTEDEIELLRQSNLLVGKTLAEVAKLVKPGVTTRELDKVAEEFIRDHGAIPTFKGFPNQYGEPFPASLCTSVNDQVVHGIPNDIVLKDGDIVSVDCGTYMNGFCGDSAYTFCVGEVDEEVRNLLKVTKEALYIGIQNAVQGKRIGDIGYAIQQYCESHSYGVVREFVGHGIGKEMHEDPQVPNYGKRGYGPLMKRGLCIAIEPMITLGDRQVIMERDGWTVRTRDRKCAAHFEHTVAVGAGEADILSSFKFIEEVLGDKAI; encoded by the coding sequence ATGATATTTCTTAAAACAGAAGATGAAATAGAATTGCTCCGTCAGAGCAACCTGCTTGTTGGCAAGACTCTTGCTGAGGTTGCCAAACTGGTGAAGCCTGGTGTGACTACACGTGAGTTGGATAAAGTTGCCGAAGAGTTCATTAGAGATCATGGAGCGATTCCAACTTTCAAAGGATTTCCGAATCAATATGGAGAACCGTTTCCCGCATCCCTTTGTACTTCTGTAAATGATCAGGTAGTACATGGAATTCCGAATGATATTGTTCTGAAAGATGGTGATATCGTATCTGTGGATTGTGGAACTTATATGAATGGTTTCTGTGGTGATTCTGCTTATACTTTTTGTGTAGGAGAGGTGGACGAGGAAGTTCGTAATTTGTTGAAGGTTACTAAAGAAGCGTTATATATCGGTATTCAAAACGCAGTGCAAGGCAAGAGAATCGGAGACATCGGGTATGCTATTCAGCAATATTGTGAGTCTCACTCTTATGGTGTAGTGCGTGAGTTTGTAGGTCATGGCATCGGTAAAGAGATGCACGAAGATCCTCAAGTACCTAATTATGGTAAAAGAGGATATGGACCTTTGATGAAGAGAGGTCTTTGCATAGCAATAGAGCCGATGATAACATTGGGAGACCGACAAGTGATTATGGAACGTGACGGGTGGACTGTGAGGACCAGAGATCGTAAATGTGCTGCGCATTTTGAACATACGGTAGCTGTTGGAGCTGGTGAAGCTGATATTTTGTCTTCATTCAAATTCATAGAAGAAGTTTTAGGAGATAAAGCAATATAA
- the secY gene encoding preprotein translocase subunit SecY translates to MRKAIETLKNIWKIEDLRQRILITILFVAIYRFGSYVVLPGINPAMLAKLHEQTSEGLLALLNMFSGGAFSNASIFALGIMPYISASIVIQLLGIAVPYFQKLQREGESGRRKMNQYTRYLTIAILLVQAPSYLLNLKMQAGPSLNASLDWTLFMITSTIILAAGSMFILWLGERITDKGIGNGISFIILIGIIARFPDALLQEVVSRVANKSGGLIMFIIEIVFLLLVIGAAILLVQGTRKIPVQYAKRIVGNKQYGGARQYIPLKVNAAGVMPIIFAQAIMFIPITFIGFSNVNDAGGFLHAFTDHTSFWYNFVFAVMIILFTYFYTAITINPTQMAEDMKRNNGFIPGIKPGKQTAEYIDDIMSRITLPGSFFLALVAIMPAFAGIFGVQAGFAQFFGGTSLLILVGVVLDTLQQVESHLLMRHYDGLLKSGRIKGRAGVAAY, encoded by the coding sequence ATGAGAAAAGCTATTGAAACATTAAAGAATATATGGAAGATTGAGGATCTGAGACAGCGGATCCTCATCACCATATTGTTTGTGGCAATTTACCGTTTTGGGTCATACGTCGTATTACCGGGTATCAATCCGGCGATGTTGGCAAAATTGCACGAACAAACAAGTGAAGGCCTTTTAGCCTTGTTAAATATGTTCTCTGGAGGAGCATTTTCTAATGCCTCTATTTTTGCATTAGGAATTATGCCTTATATCTCTGCATCTATCGTGATCCAGTTGTTGGGAATCGCTGTGCCGTATTTCCAGAAATTACAGCGCGAAGGTGAGAGCGGCAGAAGAAAAATGAATCAATATACTCGTTATCTGACGATTGCTATATTGTTAGTTCAGGCCCCTTCTTATTTGCTCAATCTTAAAATGCAGGCTGGTCCTTCCTTGAATGCTTCATTAGATTGGACTCTGTTTATGATTACCTCTACCATTATTTTGGCAGCTGGTAGTATGTTTATTTTGTGGCTTGGTGAAAGAATTACTGATAAAGGTATTGGTAATGGTATTTCATTTATCATCTTGATTGGTATTATCGCTCGTTTCCCTGATGCTTTGTTGCAAGAAGTTGTATCCAGAGTAGCAAATAAGAGTGGTGGTTTGATCATGTTTATAATTGAAATCGTATTCTTGTTATTAGTGATTGGTGCCGCTATTCTTTTGGTGCAGGGTACAAGAAAGATTCCTGTACAGTATGCAAAAAGAATTGTAGGTAACAAGCAATATGGTGGTGCTAGACAGTACATTCCTTTGAAAGTGAATGCTGCAGGTGTAATGCCTATCATCTTTGCTCAGGCAATCATGTTTATACCTATTACATTTATCGGTTTCTCAAATGTAAATGATGCAGGCGGTTTCTTGCATGCGTTTACAGATCATACAAGTTTCTGGTATAACTTTGTCTTTGCGGTAATGATTATATTATTTACATATTTCTATACTGCAATTACAATCAATCCGACTCAGATGGCTGAGGATATGAAGAGAAATAATGGTTTCATCCCTGGTATCAAACCGGGAAAGCAGACAGCAGAGTATATCGATGATATTATGTCACGTATCACTTTGCCGGGCTCTTTCTTCTTGGCTTTGGTTGCCATTATGCCTGCTTTTGCCGGTATATTCGGAGTGCAAGCCGGATTCGCTCAATTCTTCGGCGGTACATCTTTGTTAATTCTTGTAGGTGTAGTTCTAGATACGCTGCAACAGGTTGAAAGTCATTTGTTGATGAGACATTATGACGGTCTGTTGAAATCCGGTCGTATCAAAGGGCGCGCTGGTGTAGCGGCATATTAA
- the rplO gene encoding 50S ribosomal protein L15, with the protein MNLSNLKPAEGSTKTRKRIGRGAGSGLGGTSTRGHKGAKSRSGYSKKIGFEGGQMPLQRRVPKFGFKNINRVEYKAINLDTIQKLAEAKSLVKVGINDFIEAGFISSNQLVKVLGNGTLTNKLEVEAHAFSKTATAAIEAAGGTVVKL; encoded by the coding sequence ATGAACTTAAGTAATTTAAAACCTGCAGAGGGATCTACTAAGACAAGAAAAAGAATTGGACGTGGTGCTGGTTCTGGATTAGGCGGTACTTCTACAAGAGGTCATAAAGGAGCTAAATCAAGATCTGGATACTCTAAGAAAATCGGTTTTGAAGGTGGTCAGATGCCTCTTCAACGTCGAGTTCCTAAATTTGGTTTTAAGAATATCAATCGTGTAGAATATAAAGCTATCAACTTGGATACTATCCAAAAACTCGCTGAAGCTAAGAGTTTGGTAAAAGTTGGTATAAACGACTTTATCGAAGCAGGATTTATTTCTTCAAATCAGTTAGTAAAAGTATTGGGTAACGGAACTCTGACTAACAAGCTGGAAGTAGAAGCTCATGCATTCTCTAAGACTGCAACTGCTGCTATCGAGGCTGCTGGTGGAACTGTAGTAAAACTCTGA
- the rpmD gene encoding 50S ribosomal protein L30, with translation MSTIKIKQVKSRIGAPADQKRTLDALGLRKLNRVVEHESTPSILGMVDKVKHLVAIVK, from the coding sequence ATGTCAACTATAAAGATTAAACAAGTTAAAAGTAGAATTGGTGCTCCGGCTGATCAGAAGAGAACTCTTGATGCACTGGGACTTCGTAAACTGAACCGCGTGGTTGAACACGAAAGCACTCCTTCAATTCTTGGAATGGTAGATAAAGTAAAACACTTGGTTGCCATTGTTAAGTAA
- the rpsE gene encoding 30S ribosomal protein S5 — MAGVNNRVKITNDIELKDRLVAINRVTKVTKGGRTFSFSAIVVVGNEEGIIGWGLGKAGEVTAAIAKGVESAKKNLVRVPILKGTVPHEQSARFGGAEVFIKPASHGTGVVAGGAMRAVLESVGVTDVLAKSKGSSNPHNLVKATIEALSEMRDARMVAQNRGISVEKVFRG; from the coding sequence ATGGCAGGAGTTAATAATAGAGTTAAGATTACTAACGATATAGAACTGAAAGATAGATTGGTTGCTATTAATCGTGTTACTAAAGTTACCAAAGGTGGTAGAACTTTTAGTTTCTCTGCAATCGTTGTTGTAGGTAACGAAGAAGGTATCATTGGTTGGGGGCTTGGTAAAGCAGGTGAAGTAACAGCTGCTATCGCTAAAGGTGTTGAGTCAGCTAAAAAGAACCTGGTAAGAGTACCTATTTTAAAGGGTACTGTTCCTCACGAACAATCAGCTAGATTTGGTGGTGCTGAAGTATTCATCAAGCCTGCATCTCACGGAACAGGTGTTGTAGCTGGTGGTGCTATGCGTGCTGTATTGGAAAGTGTTGGTGTTACTGACGTTTTGGCTAAATCTAAGGGTTCTTCAAATCCGCACAACCTTGTTAAAGCTACAATTGAAGCTTTGAGTGAGATGCGTGATGCAAGAATGGTTGCTCAGAACAGAGGTATTAGTGTTGAAAAAGTATTTAGAGGATAA
- the rplR gene encoding 50S ribosomal protein L18, with the protein MTTKIERRIKIKYRVRNKISGTTECPRMSVFRSNKQIYVQIIDDLSGKTLAAASSLGLTEKVAKKEQAAKVGEMIAKKAQEAGITTVVFDRNGYLYHGRIKEVADAARNGGLKF; encoded by the coding sequence ATGACAACAAAAATAGAAAGACGAATTAAGATCAAATATAGAGTACGCAACAAAATTTCAGGTACTACTGAATGTCCGCGTATGAGTGTATTTAGAAGTAACAAGCAAATTTATGTCCAGATTATCGATGATCTTTCTGGCAAAACTTTGGCTGCCGCTTCTTCTTTAGGTTTGACTGAGAAAGTCGCTAAAAAAGAACAAGCTGCTAAAGTGGGTGAAATGATTGCTAAAAAGGCTCAGGAAGCAGGTATAACTACTGTAGTTTTCGACCGTAATGGTTACTTGTATCATGGGAGAATAAAAGAAGTAGCTGATGCTGCTCGTAACGGTGGACTTAAATTTTAA
- the rplF gene encoding 50S ribosomal protein L6: protein MSRIGKLPISIPAGVTVTLKDNVVTVKGPKGEMSQYVNPAINVAIEDGHVTLTENDKEMLDNPKQKHAFHGLYRSLVHNMVVGVSEGYKKELELVGVGYRASNQGNIIELALGYTHNIFIQLPAEVKVETKSERNKNPLIILESCDKQLLGQVCSKIRSFRKPEPYKGKGIKFVGEVIRRKSGKSAGAK from the coding sequence ATGTCAAGAATAGGAAAATTACCCATTAGTATCCCTGCTGGAGTGACAGTCACTCTGAAGGATAATGTGGTTACCGTAAAGGGACCCAAAGGCGAAATGAGCCAATATGTGAATCCTGCTATCAATGTTGCGATTGAAGACGGACACGTAACTTTAACAGAAAACGATAAGGAAATGCTTGATAATCCGAAGCAGAAACATGCTTTCCACGGCTTGTATCGTTCATTGGTTCATAACATGGTTGTGGGCGTATCTGAAGGATATAAGAAAGAGTTGGAACTTGTTGGTGTAGGTTATCGTGCTTCTAACCAAGGTAATATCATTGAACTGGCTTTAGGTTATACACACAATATTTTCATTCAATTGCCTGCTGAGGTAAAAGTTGAAACTAAGTCTGAAAGAAATAAGAATCCTCTTATCATATTGGAATCGTGTGACAAACAGTTGCTTGGTCAAGTTTGCTCTAAAATACGTTCTTTCCGTAAGCCTGAACCATACAAGGGTAAAGGTATTAAGTTTGTTGGCGAAGTAATTCGTAGAAAGTCTGGTAAATCAGCCGGTGCTAAGTAA
- the rpsH gene encoding 30S ribosomal protein S8 translates to MTDPIADYLTRLRNAIGAKHRVVEVPASNLKKEITKILFEKGYILNYKFVEDGPQGTIKVALKYDSVNKVNAIKKLERISSPGMRKYTGYKDMPRVINGLGIAIISTSKGVMTNKEAAELKIGGEVLCYVY, encoded by the coding sequence ATGACTGATCCAATAGCAGATTATTTGACGAGGTTGCGGAACGCGATTGGTGCAAAGCACAGAGTTGTTGAAGTTCCCGCTTCGAATTTGAAAAAAGAAATCACTAAGATTCTTTTTGAGAAAGGCTACATTCTTAATTATAAGTTTGTAGAAGATGGTCCTCAAGGAACTATTAAAGTTGCCTTGAAGTATGATTCTGTTAACAAAGTTAACGCAATCAAGAAGTTAGAAAGAATATCTTCTCCGGGTATGCGTAAGTATACCGGTTACAAAGATATGCCGCGTGTTATTAATGGGTTGGGTATTGCTATAATATCTACTTCCAAAGGTGTAATGACTAACAAAGAGGCTGCAGAACTGAAGATCGGTGGTGAAGTCTTGTGTTATGTATATTAA
- the rpsN gene encoding 30S ribosomal protein S14 translates to MAKESMKAREVKRAKLVAKYAEKRAALKQIVRTGDPADAFEAAQKLQELPKNSNPIRMHNRCKLTGRPKGYIRQFGISRIQFREMASNGLIPGVKKASW, encoded by the coding sequence ATGGCAAAGGAATCAATGAAAGCACGTGAAGTTAAACGTGCTAAATTAGTAGCCAAATACGCCGAAAAAAGAGCTGCTTTGAAGCAAATCGTAAGAACAGGTGATCCTGCTGATGCTTTTGAAGCTGCACAGAAATTGCAAGAGTTGCCAAAGAATTCTAACCCGATTCGTATGCACAACCGTTGCAAACTGACTGGACGTCCTAAAGGTTATATTCGTCAATTCGGAATTTCGAGAATTCAATTCCGTGAAATGGCGTCTAACGGACTGATACCAGGCGTAAAAAAAGCAAGCTGGTAA